Proteins encoded together in one Telopea speciosissima isolate NSW1024214 ecotype Mountain lineage chromosome 4, Tspe_v1, whole genome shotgun sequence window:
- the LOC122659265 gene encoding putative F-box protein At1g47790: MISLPHEIIFEEILPLVPAKSLVRFKCVCKLWCATISDPHFVRAHLNRLKSQPFSTSGNLTRSSINKGDYSFLDPQTDEKFDLCLKKCLGEENSSLSLKASCDGLLLVHAERIIEHRFYVCNPITRQFLKLPIPPSQWFGASGLAYDAKSQHYKVVGWFGSDDNEGCKCMVFTIIPNMMNHNNESSFGSSLKSSWRELSVPRGCRLQRFGCPASVRGALYWVALNHDYNEHCIISMDITREVFMEIKFPRYEPISRVFNLIGLEGSLYLAQSSFVRNTYNLGSTFLWVLEDDLDKDQVWTKLCYFEYDGGGGGDHGSKIHKFVSNYDTKLLQDIWLMVIKKDRETYLSSYFDTHLNSLVTWDA; the protein is encoded by the coding sequence ATGATTTCTCTTCCCCATGAAATCATCTTTGAGGAGATACTTCCTCTAGTCCCTGCAAAATCTCTTGTTAGATTCAAGTGTGTGTGCAAGCTCTGGTGTGCTACGATTTCTGATCCTCACTTTGTGCGTGCTCATCTCAATCGACTCAAATCTCAACCATTCAGTACTTCTGGTAACCTAACTCGAAGTTCCATCAACAAAGGTGATTATTCATTCTTAGATCCTCAAACAGATGAGAAGTTCGACTTGTGCTTAAAGAAGTGCCTGGGGGAAGAAAATAGTTCCTTATCTTTGAAAGCTTCTTGTGATGGACTACTCCTTGTCCATGCAGAAAGAATTATAGAACATCGATTCTATGTTTGTAATCCGATCACTCGACAATTTTTGAAGCTTCCTATCCCTCCTTCACAATGGTTTGGTGCCTCTGGATTGGCTTATGATGCTAAAAGCCAACATTATAAGGTGGTTGGTTGGTTTGGAAGTGACGATAATGAAGGCTGCAAGTGTATGGTGTTTACAATAATACCAAATATGATGAATCACAACAATGAATCATCGTTTGGGTCGTCATTGAAATCATCATGGAGGGAATTGAGTGTACCAAGAGGGTGTAGATTACAAAGATTTGGTTGTCCAGCTTCAGTAAGAGGGGCATTGTATTGGGTAGCACTCAATCATGACTACAATGAACATTGTATTATCTCAATGGACATCACAAGAGAAGTTTTCATGGAAATTAAATTTCCAAGGTATGAACCGATCAGTCGAGTTTTCAACTTAATTGGATTGGAAGGATCGCTATATCTTGCGCAATCTTCGTTTGTTCGTAATACATATAATCTTGGTTCTACTTTCTTATGGGTTCTAGAGGATGATTTGGACAAAGATCAGGTCTGGACCAAGCTATGCTACTTTGAatatgatggtggtggtggtggagatcaCGGTTCAAAGATTCATAAATTTGTTTCTAATTATGACACTAAATTGCTGCAGGACATATGGTTGATGGTGATTAAGAAGGATAGGGAGACTTATCTGAGTTCATATTTTGATACCCATCTTAACAGTCTTGTGACCTGGGATGCTTGA